Proteins co-encoded in one Paraburkholderia edwinii genomic window:
- the aroE gene encoding shikimate dehydrogenase — MSASSVPVSRSRDQYAVIGNPIAHSKSPFIHARFAEQTGEPVEYGRLLAPVDAFVPHVREFIEAGGRGLNVTVPFKLDAHALADTLSPRAAAAGAVNTLRFDKAGIYGDNTDGFGLVRDIEVNLGVSLAGARVLLLGAGGAARGVVLPMLERAPRVLTIVNRTAAKADALVAQFARAASDAGCGLTGGGAQAIEPGAYDVIVNATAGSLDGALPECDDRAFGAETLAYDMMYGAQPTVFMQHARTLGARAADGLGMLVEQAAESFYVWRGVRPDGAPVLAELRKQLAAPAGA; from the coding sequence GGCAATCCGATCGCGCACAGCAAGTCGCCGTTTATTCACGCGCGCTTTGCCGAACAAACCGGCGAGCCGGTCGAATACGGCCGGCTGCTCGCGCCGGTCGATGCGTTCGTGCCGCACGTGCGCGAATTCATCGAGGCGGGCGGTCGCGGCCTCAACGTGACGGTGCCGTTCAAGCTCGACGCGCATGCATTGGCCGACACGTTGTCGCCGCGCGCGGCGGCCGCGGGCGCGGTGAACACGCTGCGCTTCGACAAGGCGGGCATCTACGGCGACAACACCGACGGCTTCGGACTCGTGCGCGATATCGAAGTGAACCTCGGCGTATCGCTGGCGGGCGCGCGCGTGCTGCTGCTCGGCGCCGGCGGCGCGGCGCGCGGCGTCGTGCTGCCGATGCTCGAGCGTGCGCCGCGCGTGCTGACGATCGTCAATCGCACGGCGGCGAAGGCCGATGCATTGGTCGCGCAGTTCGCGCGGGCTGCTAGCGACGCGGGCTGCGGTCTGACGGGCGGCGGTGCGCAGGCGATCGAGCCCGGCGCATACGACGTGATCGTCAACGCAACCGCCGGGAGCCTCGATGGCGCGCTGCCGGAATGCGACGACCGTGCGTTTGGTGCAGAGACGCTTGCCTACGACATGATGTACGGCGCGCAGCCGACCGTCTTCATGCAGCACGCGCGCACGCTCGGTGCACGCGCGGCCGATGGACTCGGCATGCTGGTCGAACAGGCGGCCGAGTCGTTTTACGTGTGGCGCGGTGTGCGGCCCGATGGCGCGCCGGTGCTCGCGGAATTGCGCAAGCAGCTTGCCGCGCCGGCGGGCGCTTAG
- the mtgA gene encoding monofunctional biosynthetic peptidoglycan transglycosylase, which yields MRTPKRSKAGAKAGASVKAITAGRWAAYAVAVFAFSWFAIQAFYFAQIALWNYVNPQSTAFMRSDAWRLAQDRPDLSIQHTWVPYDQISRNLKRAIIASEDANFVNNNGYETDAILQAWERNKARGKIVAGGSTITQQLARNLFLSREKSYIRKGQELIITWMLETLMDKERIFEIYLNSVEWGNGVYGAEAAARYYYKTTAAKLSAGQAARLAVMLPRPKYFDEHRNSGYLTQRARVIARRMGAAELPD from the coding sequence ATGAGAACACCGAAGCGCTCGAAAGCAGGCGCGAAGGCAGGAGCGAGCGTCAAGGCGATCACCGCGGGCCGTTGGGCGGCGTACGCGGTGGCCGTGTTCGCGTTCTCATGGTTTGCGATTCAGGCGTTCTACTTCGCGCAGATCGCACTGTGGAATTACGTGAACCCGCAATCAACAGCGTTCATGCGTTCCGACGCATGGCGTCTCGCACAAGACCGGCCCGATCTGTCGATCCAGCACACGTGGGTGCCATATGACCAGATTTCGCGCAATCTGAAGCGCGCGATCATCGCGTCCGAAGACGCGAATTTCGTCAACAACAACGGCTACGAAACCGACGCGATCCTGCAAGCGTGGGAGAGGAACAAGGCGCGCGGCAAGATCGTCGCGGGCGGCTCGACGATCACGCAGCAGCTTGCGCGCAATCTGTTCCTGTCGCGCGAAAAGAGCTATATCCGCAAAGGGCAGGAGCTCATCATCACGTGGATGCTCGAGACGCTGATGGACAAGGAGCGGATCTTCGAGATCTATCTGAATTCGGTCGAATGGGGTAACGGCGTCTACGGCGCCGAAGCGGCGGCGCGCTACTACTACAAGACCACGGCGGCGAAGCTTTCCGCCGGTCAGGCGGCGCGGCTCGCGGTCATGCTGCCGCGCCCGAAGTACTTTGACGAGCACCGCAATTCGGGGTATCTGACGCAGCGCGCCCGCGTCATCGCGCGACGCATGGGGGCGGCGGAATTGCCGGATTGA
- a CDS encoding outer membrane beta-barrel protein — translation MTSIKLWLAAFTFAALAGVAHAQTPPQSPDSQSAAAQTVHSEFAGPYAGIKVGGNWSDASGVVNKSTHGTGFFGAMAGYGFDVGPVVLGAEVFADLHGGSTTKDDGGLDLRIGVPFNKVMPYARIGFTSAWPDTRLHGGLGIEYAIYKNIHISGEWTADQSNSNGTKRTNNSFTVGLTYYFR, via the coding sequence ATGACTTCAATTAAACTCTGGTTGGCCGCCTTTACCTTCGCCGCGCTTGCGGGCGTCGCGCACGCTCAAACACCGCCTCAATCGCCTGATTCGCAATCCGCCGCTGCTCAGACAGTGCACTCGGAGTTCGCCGGCCCCTATGCCGGCATCAAAGTCGGTGGCAACTGGTCGGACGCATCCGGCGTCGTCAACAAAAGCACGCACGGCACCGGGTTTTTCGGTGCGATGGCCGGCTACGGCTTCGACGTCGGACCTGTCGTGCTCGGCGCCGAAGTCTTCGCCGATCTGCACGGCGGATCGACGACCAAAGACGACGGCGGCCTCGATCTCCGCATCGGCGTGCCGTTCAATAAGGTCATGCCGTACGCGCGCATCGGCTTTACGTCAGCATGGCCGGATACACGGCTTCATGGCGGACTCGGCATCGAATACGCGATTTACAAAAATATCCATATCAGCGGCGAATGGACAGCCGACCAGTCGAATTCGAATGGAACAAAAAGAACCAATAATAGTTTCACGGTCGGCCTGACCTATTATTTCCGCTGA
- a CDS encoding IclR family transcriptional regulator, whose product MNKAMTNHAGSESDAVRQPVVRPSNGTALPPADRDTIALPSTLLDITPQQAGTQTLLRGLAILEAAAAGVRDLRTFGAALGTTRSTTHRLVSSLVQARYLRQVQGGYLLGPKLIELGTIALEQMPLTTVARPHLAALAEETHDTIHLGVRDGDDVLYIDKIPGTRGLEMRSRVGHRMPLASTGIGKAMMLDLTPEQWQKLFDASRRALAGVSFKPDNRPDLQTFMQRMTNYSGGGFTFDLEENEASIRCVAAPVRDASGSIVAALSVASTLPYMSLERMDELIPVVQREARAISEELGWRAPQPATRRIKR is encoded by the coding sequence ATGAATAAAGCGATGACCAATCACGCCGGGTCCGAGTCCGACGCGGTGAGACAACCCGTAGTACGCCCGTCGAACGGCACGGCGCTCCCGCCCGCCGACCGCGACACGATCGCGCTGCCGAGCACGCTGCTCGATATCACGCCACAACAGGCCGGCACGCAGACGCTGTTGCGCGGCCTCGCGATTCTCGAAGCGGCCGCAGCGGGCGTGCGCGATCTGCGCACGTTCGGCGCCGCGCTCGGCACGACGCGCAGCACGACGCACCGGCTCGTCAGCAGCCTCGTCCAGGCGCGCTATCTGCGCCAGGTGCAGGGCGGCTATCTGCTCGGCCCGAAGCTGATCGAACTCGGCACGATCGCGCTCGAGCAGATGCCGCTCACGACCGTCGCGCGTCCGCATCTGGCCGCGCTCGCCGAAGAAACGCACGACACGATTCACCTCGGCGTGCGCGACGGCGACGACGTGCTCTATATCGACAAGATTCCCGGCACGCGCGGGCTTGAGATGCGTTCGCGCGTCGGCCACCGGATGCCGCTCGCGTCGACCGGTATCGGCAAGGCGATGATGCTCGACCTCACGCCCGAGCAATGGCAGAAGCTGTTCGACGCATCGCGCCGCGCGCTCGCCGGCGTGAGCTTCAAGCCCGACAACCGTCCCGATCTGCAGACCTTCATGCAGCGCATGACGAACTACTCCGGCGGCGGCTTCACCTTCGATCTCGAAGAAAACGAAGCGTCGATCCGCTGCGTCGCGGCGCCGGTGCGCGACGCGTCCGGTTCGATCGTCGCGGCGTTGTCGGTGGCGAGCACGCTGCCGTATATGTCGCTCGAGCGCATGGATGAACTGATTCCGGTCGTGCAGCGCGAAGCGCGCGCGATCTCGGAAGAACTCGGCTGGCGTGCGCCGCAACCGGCAACCCGCAGGATCAAGCGATGA
- a CDS encoding 2-dehydro-3-deoxygalactonokinase has translation MTALGSPPSMRPSMPRAAADKSAAATRDAQKRRSAAAGADDAAGGESGAIANHKAALIALDWGTTALRAYLFDAAGQLLETRASTAGIMNLPRAANEGGFDAAFDSVCGSWLEQAPHLSVMAAGMVGSAQGWKEAPYVDTPASPDAIVRGLARVQTASGVALHIVPGVLERGELPNVMRGEETQIFGALAGDTVTVANQPAAGAKAEANAASAANEDESALIGLPGTHAKWVIVRGTHIERFYTFMTGEVFAALSEHTILGRTMTTPDRPDTAAFLRGISVARNHGHAGMLATIFSTRTLGLTAQLSREEQPDYLSGLLIGHELNGLEAVLERQQSTLAGRTLRLIGNEALCERYRLALTQYGCQSAELVKHATERGLWRIAVQAGLVTPAAGAAPASRNG, from the coding sequence ATGACAGCACTGGGTTCACCGCCCTCCATGCGGCCTTCGATGCCGCGCGCGGCTGCGGATAAGTCCGCAGCCGCGACTCGCGACGCACAGAAGCGTCGCAGCGCAGCGGCCGGCGCCGACGATGCCGCCGGCGGCGAGTCGGGCGCCATCGCCAACCACAAAGCGGCACTGATCGCGCTCGACTGGGGCACGACCGCGCTGCGCGCCTATCTGTTCGATGCGGCGGGTCAGTTGCTCGAAACGCGCGCGTCGACGGCCGGCATCATGAACTTGCCGCGCGCCGCGAACGAAGGCGGCTTCGATGCGGCCTTCGACTCCGTGTGCGGCAGCTGGCTCGAACAGGCGCCGCATCTGTCGGTGATGGCAGCCGGCATGGTCGGCAGCGCGCAGGGCTGGAAAGAGGCGCCGTACGTCGACACGCCGGCGAGCCCCGATGCGATCGTGCGCGGTCTCGCGCGCGTCCAGACCGCGAGCGGCGTCGCGCTCCATATCGTGCCCGGTGTGCTCGAGCGCGGCGAACTGCCGAACGTGATGCGTGGCGAAGAGACGCAGATTTTCGGCGCGCTTGCCGGTGACACGGTAACCGTCGCGAACCAGCCGGCAGCGGGAGCAAAGGCAGAAGCGAACGCAGCAAGTGCGGCAAACGAAGATGAAAGCGCGCTGATCGGCTTGCCCGGCACGCACGCGAAGTGGGTGATCGTGCGCGGCACGCACATCGAGCGCTTCTATACGTTTATGACGGGCGAAGTGTTTGCCGCGCTGTCCGAGCACACGATTCTCGGCCGCACCATGACGACGCCCGATCGTCCCGATACGGCGGCGTTTCTGCGCGGCATCAGCGTCGCGCGCAATCACGGCCACGCGGGCATGCTCGCGACGATTTTCAGCACGCGCACGCTCGGCTTGACCGCGCAGCTATCGCGCGAAGAGCAGCCCGACTATCTGTCGGGGCTTCTGATCGGCCACGAACTGAACGGACTCGAAGCGGTGCTCGAGCGTCAGCAGTCGACGCTTGCCGGCCGCACGCTGCGCCTGATCGGCAACGAGGCGCTGTGCGAACGGTATCGGCTCGCGCTCACGCAATACGGCTGCCAGTCGGCCGAACTCGTTAAACATGCAACCGAACGGGGCCTGTGGCGCATTGCCGTGCAGGCAGGCCTCGTAACACCCGCCGCCGGTGCTGCGCCTGCGTCGCGCAACGGCTAA
- a CDS encoding 2-dehydro-3-deoxy-6-phosphogalactonate aldolase: MQAELNLPGPYQPHAGLMSAFEACPLIAILRGVTPADAADHGRALYEAGFRIVEVPLNSPQPFDSIAAIRQALPPDAIVGAGTVLRAEFVHQVKQAGGELIVMPHADPEVVIAAKAHAMACSPGVATPTEAFIALKNGADVLKMFPAEQLGCQVVKAWRAVIAAQVPLVPVGGITPDNMGPFLTAGANGFGLGSALFKPGQSAAITASHAKAFINGLRIARAGAKK; encoded by the coding sequence ATGCAAGCTGAACTGAATCTGCCCGGACCCTACCAGCCGCACGCGGGCTTGATGTCCGCCTTCGAAGCGTGTCCGCTGATCGCGATCCTGCGCGGCGTGACACCGGCCGATGCGGCCGATCACGGCCGCGCGCTCTATGAGGCGGGCTTTCGCATCGTCGAGGTGCCGCTTAATTCGCCGCAGCCGTTTGACAGCATCGCGGCGATTCGCCAGGCGCTGCCGCCCGACGCGATCGTCGGCGCGGGCACGGTGCTGCGGGCCGAGTTCGTCCATCAGGTGAAGCAGGCGGGCGGCGAACTGATCGTGATGCCGCATGCGGACCCCGAAGTGGTGATCGCCGCAAAGGCGCATGCGATGGCCTGTTCGCCCGGCGTCGCCACGCCGACCGAAGCGTTTATCGCGCTCAAGAACGGCGCCGACGTGCTGAAGATGTTCCCGGCCGAACAACTGGGCTGCCAGGTCGTGAAGGCGTGGCGCGCGGTGATCGCGGCCCAGGTGCCGCTCGTGCCGGTCGGCGGGATCACGCCCGACAACATGGGTCCGTTTCTGACCGCGGGCGCGAACGGTTTCGGTCTCGGCTCCGCGCTCTTCAAGCCGGGCCAGAGCGCCGCGATTACCGCGTCGCATGCGAAGGCGTTTATCAACGGGCTGCGCATTGCGCGCGCGGGTGCGAAGAAATGA
- a CDS encoding SDR family oxidoreductase: MNRLASKVALITGAGRGIGAAIAHAFAREGAAVVLAELDIETAQQTAREIEAAVAAGNSVANGNASGGASATNGGRSGANSTGGASSTSGTSSASSVSSANSTSAARVLAVRTDVTQSASVQHAVDEAQRAFGPLDVLVNNAGINVFCDPLTMTDDDWRRCFAVDLDGVWNGCRAALPGMVERGRGSIVNIASTHSFKIIPGCFPYPVAKHGVIGLTRALGIEYAPRNVRVNAIAPGYIETQLTREWWDNQPDPAAAQQATLDLQPMKRIGRPEEVAMTAVFLASDEAPFINASCITVDGGRSALYHD, encoded by the coding sequence ATGAATCGCCTTGCCAGCAAGGTCGCATTGATCACGGGCGCCGGCCGCGGCATCGGCGCCGCGATCGCGCACGCGTTCGCGCGCGAAGGCGCGGCGGTCGTGCTTGCCGAACTCGATATCGAAACGGCGCAGCAGACGGCGCGAGAGATTGAAGCGGCGGTAGCTGCCGGGAACTCCGTCGCGAACGGTAACGCGAGCGGCGGCGCAAGCGCTACGAACGGCGGTAGAAGCGGTGCGAACAGCACAGGCGGAGCAAGTAGCACAAGCGGCACGAGCAGCGCAAGCAGTGTGAGCAGCGCAAACAGCACAAGTGCCGCACGCGTGCTCGCAGTCCGCACCGACGTCACGCAGTCCGCATCCGTGCAGCACGCCGTCGACGAAGCGCAGCGCGCCTTCGGCCCGCTCGACGTGCTCGTCAACAATGCGGGCATCAACGTGTTCTGCGATCCGCTGACGATGACCGACGACGACTGGCGCCGCTGCTTCGCGGTCGACCTCGACGGCGTCTGGAACGGTTGCCGCGCGGCGTTGCCGGGCATGGTCGAACGCGGCCGCGGCAGCATCGTCAATATCGCGTCGACGCACTCGTTCAAGATCATTCCGGGCTGCTTCCCGTATCCGGTCGCCAAGCACGGCGTGATCGGTCTGACCCGCGCGCTCGGCATCGAATACGCGCCGCGCAATGTGCGCGTCAATGCGATCGCGCCCGGCTATATCGAAACGCAGTTGACGCGCGAATGGTGGGACAACCAGCCGGACCCCGCTGCCGCGCAGCAGGCGACGCTCGATTTGCAGCCGATGAAGCGCATCGGCCGACCGGAAGAAGTGGCGATGACGGCGGTGTTTCTCGCTTCCGACGAAGCGCCGTTTATCAACGCGAGCTGTATCACCGTCGATGGCGGGCGCTCGGCGCTTTATCACGATTGA
- a CDS encoding arabinose ABC transporter substrate-binding protein produces MKRRIFLTLAAAATTAVLVNAPVAQAADQVKIGFLVKQPEEPWFQDEWKFAEIAAKQKGFTLVKIGAPSGEKVMSAIDNLAAQKAQGFVICTPDVKLGPGIVAKAKADGLKMMTVDDRLVDGSGKPIESVPHMGISAYNIGKQVGEGIAAEIKKRGWDMKDVGAIDVTYEQLPTAHDRTAGATDALIAAGFPKANIIAAPQAKTDTENAFNAANIALTKNPQFKHWVAYGLNDEAVLGAVRAAEGRGFKADNMIGIGIGGSDSALNEFKKPQPTGFYGTVIISPKRHGEETSDLMYAWITQGKEPPLLTLTTGMLATRDNVAEVRKEMGLASK; encoded by the coding sequence ATGAAACGCAGAATATTCCTCACGCTCGCGGCGGCAGCGACGACGGCGGTGCTCGTCAACGCGCCGGTTGCGCAGGCGGCCGACCAGGTCAAGATCGGCTTCCTCGTGAAGCAGCCGGAAGAACCGTGGTTCCAGGATGAGTGGAAGTTCGCCGAGATCGCCGCGAAGCAAAAGGGCTTCACGCTCGTGAAGATCGGCGCGCCGTCGGGCGAGAAGGTGATGAGCGCGATCGATAACCTCGCCGCGCAAAAGGCGCAGGGCTTCGTGATCTGCACGCCGGACGTCAAGCTCGGACCGGGCATCGTGGCGAAGGCGAAGGCCGACGGCCTGAAGATGATGACGGTCGACGACCGCCTCGTCGACGGTTCGGGCAAGCCGATCGAGTCGGTGCCGCATATGGGCATCTCGGCTTACAACATCGGCAAGCAGGTCGGCGAAGGCATCGCCGCCGAAATCAAGAAGCGCGGCTGGGACATGAAGGACGTCGGCGCAATCGACGTGACCTACGAGCAGCTGCCGACCGCGCACGACCGTACGGCCGGCGCAACCGACGCGCTCATCGCCGCGGGCTTCCCGAAGGCGAACATCATCGCCGCGCCGCAAGCGAAGACAGACACGGAAAACGCCTTCAACGCAGCGAACATCGCGCTCACGAAGAACCCGCAATTCAAGCACTGGGTGGCCTACGGCCTCAACGACGAAGCGGTGCTCGGCGCAGTGCGCGCTGCCGAAGGCCGCGGCTTCAAAGCCGACAACATGATCGGCATCGGTATCGGCGGTTCGGATTCGGCACTGAACGAGTTCAAGAAGCCGCAGCCGACGGGCTTCTACGGCACCGTGATCATCAGCCCGAAGCGTCACGGCGAGGAAACCTCGGACCTGATGTACGCATGGATTACGCAAGGCAAGGAACCGCCGCTGCTGACGCTGACGACGGGCATGCTCGCCACGCGCGACAACGTGGCGGAAGTGCGTAAGGAGATGGGTCTCGCGTCGAAGTAA
- the araG gene encoding L-arabinose ABC transporter ATP-binding protein AraG → MSATLRFDNIGKVFPGVRALDGITFDVHAGQVHGLMGENGAGKSTLLKILGGEYQPDSGHVLIDGKEVHFGSAGASIAAGIAVIHQELQYVPDLTVAENLMLGRLPNALGWVNKRYAKRYVREQLAAMGVDLNPDAKLRKLSIAQRQMVEICKALMRNARVIALDEPTSSLSHRETEVLFKLVRDLRADNRALIYISHRMDEIYQLCDACTIFRDGRKVASHETLEGVSRDTIVSEMVGREISDIYNYTPRALGEVRFSAKAIEGGPLTEPASFEVRRGEIVGFFGLVGAGRSELMHLVYGDDPKKGGQLTLDGKPIKVKSAGDAIRQGIVLCPEDRKEEGIVAIASVAENINISCRRHYLRAGIFLDRKKEAETADRFIKLLKIKTPSRRQKIRFLSGGNQQKAILSRWLAEPDLKVVILDEPTRGIDVGAKHEIYNVIYQLAERGCAIVMISSELPEVLGVSDRIVVMRQGRISGELARGAATEQSVLNLALPKSSTVSETAQAA, encoded by the coding sequence GTGTCAGCGACGCTGCGTTTTGACAATATCGGCAAGGTGTTCCCAGGCGTACGCGCGCTCGACGGCATTACGTTCGACGTGCATGCGGGCCAGGTGCACGGCCTGATGGGCGAGAACGGCGCGGGGAAATCGACCCTGCTCAAGATCCTCGGCGGCGAATATCAGCCGGACTCGGGGCATGTATTGATCGACGGCAAAGAGGTGCATTTCGGCAGCGCCGGCGCGTCGATCGCGGCCGGCATCGCGGTGATTCACCAGGAATTGCAGTACGTGCCCGATCTGACGGTCGCGGAAAACCTGATGCTCGGCCGCTTGCCCAATGCGCTCGGCTGGGTCAACAAGCGCTATGCGAAGCGCTATGTGCGCGAGCAGCTCGCGGCGATGGGCGTCGATCTCAATCCCGATGCGAAGCTGCGCAAGCTGTCGATCGCGCAGCGGCAGATGGTCGAAATCTGCAAGGCGCTGATGCGCAATGCGCGCGTGATCGCGCTCGACGAGCCGACCAGCTCGCTGTCGCATCGCGAAACCGAAGTGCTGTTCAAGCTCGTGCGCGATCTGCGCGCCGACAACCGCGCGCTGATCTATATCTCGCACCGCATGGACGAGATCTATCAGTTGTGCGACGCCTGCACGATTTTCCGCGACGGCCGCAAGGTTGCCTCGCACGAGACGCTTGAAGGCGTGAGCCGCGACACGATCGTCAGCGAAATGGTGGGCCGCGAAATTTCGGATATCTATAACTACACGCCGCGCGCGCTCGGCGAAGTGCGCTTTTCGGCCAAGGCGATCGAAGGCGGACCGCTCACGGAACCGGCGAGCTTCGAAGTGCGGCGCGGCGAGATCGTCGGCTTCTTCGGGCTGGTTGGCGCCGGCCGCAGCGAACTGATGCACCTGGTGTACGGCGACGATCCGAAAAAGGGCGGACAACTGACGCTCGACGGCAAGCCGATCAAGGTGAAAAGCGCGGGCGACGCGATCCGCCAGGGCATCGTGCTGTGCCCCGAAGACCGCAAGGAAGAGGGCATCGTTGCGATCGCATCGGTGGCCGAGAACATCAATATCAGCTGCCGGCGCCACTATCTGCGCGCGGGCATTTTTCTCGATCGCAAGAAGGAAGCGGAAACCGCCGACCGCTTTATCAAGCTTCTGAAGATCAAGACGCCGAGCCGCCGCCAGAAAATCCGCTTTCTGTCGGGCGGCAACCAGCAGAAAGCGATTCTGTCGCGCTGGCTGGCCGAACCGGATCTGAAGGTCGTGATTCTCGACGAGCCGACGCGCGGGATCGACGTCGGCGCGAAGCACGAGATTTACAACGTGATTTACCAACTCGCGGAGCGCGGCTGCGCGATCGTGATGATTTCGTCGGAATTGCCGGAAGTGCTCGGCGTTTCCGATCGCATCGTCGTGATGCGGCAAGGCCGTATTTCCGGCGAACTGGCGCGAGGAGCGGCGACCGAGCAATCGGTGCTGAACCTTGCATTGCCGAAGAGTTCGACAGTATCCGAGACCGCACAGGCGGCCTGA
- the araH gene encoding L-arabinose ABC transporter permease AraH has translation MQQAQENLAQQAAKSAAEALIPQANDRQKWWQQITEYSLIVIFVVMFITMSLTVEHFFSIENMLGLALSISQIGMVACTMMFCLASRDFDLSVGSTVAFAGVLCAMVLNATGNTFIAIVAAVFAGAVIGFVNGAVIAYLRINALITTLATMEIVRGLGFIASHGQAVGVSSETFIALGGLSFFGVSLPIWVTLICFIVFGVMLNQTVYGRNTLAIGGNPEASRLAGINVERTRVYIFLIQGAVTALAGVILASRITSGQPNAAEGFELNVISACVLGGVSLLGGRATISGVVIGVLIMGTVENVMNLLNIDAFYQYLVRGAILLAAVLLDQLKNRGSRD, from the coding sequence ATGCAACAAGCTCAAGAAAACCTCGCGCAACAGGCGGCGAAAAGCGCCGCCGAAGCGCTGATTCCGCAGGCGAACGATCGCCAGAAATGGTGGCAGCAGATCACCGAGTACAGCCTGATCGTAATCTTCGTCGTGATGTTCATCACGATGTCGCTGACGGTCGAACACTTCTTCTCGATCGAGAATATGCTCGGCCTCGCGCTGTCGATTTCGCAGATCGGCATGGTCGCGTGCACGATGATGTTCTGTCTCGCGTCGCGCGATTTCGATCTGTCCGTGGGCTCGACGGTGGCGTTTGCCGGCGTGCTCTGCGCGATGGTGCTCAATGCGACCGGCAACACGTTTATCGCGATCGTGGCCGCGGTGTTCGCGGGCGCCGTGATCGGCTTCGTGAACGGCGCCGTGATCGCGTACCTGCGCATCAACGCGCTGATCACGACGCTCGCAACGATGGAAATCGTGCGCGGTCTCGGCTTTATCGCGTCGCACGGGCAGGCGGTCGGCGTGTCGTCGGAGACGTTTATCGCGCTCGGCGGCCTGTCGTTCTTCGGTGTGTCGCTGCCGATCTGGGTCACGCTGATCTGCTTTATCGTGTTCGGCGTGATGCTCAATCAGACCGTGTACGGCCGCAATACGCTGGCGATCGGCGGCAATCCGGAAGCATCGCGTCTGGCCGGTATCAATGTCGAGCGCACGCGCGTGTATATCTTCCTGATCCAGGGCGCGGTGACGGCCCTGGCCGGTGTGATCCTTGCGTCGCGCATTACGTCGGGCCAGCCGAATGCAGCAGAAGGCTTCGAACTCAATGTGATCTCGGCGTGCGTGCTTGGCGGCGTATCGCTGCTCGGCGGCCGCGCGACGATCTCGGGTGTGGTGATCGGCGTGCTGATCATGGGCACGGTCGAGAACGTGATGAACCTGCTCAATATCGATGCGTTCTATCAGTACCTCGTGCGCGGCGCGATCCTGCTCGCCGCGGTGCTGCTCGACCAGTTGAAGAACCGCGGTTCGCGCGATTGA
- a CDS encoding SDR family NAD(P)-dependent oxidoreductase, whose amino-acid sequence MSSPANASARHAADAYARYPSLTDRTVLITGGATGIGASFVENFAAQGARVAFFDIDETAGDALADELGDSRHKPLFARCDLADIDALQKAIADVRAALGPIAVLVNNAANDKRHKIEDVTTESFDAGIAVNVRHQFFAAQAVVDDMKAAGGGSIINLGSISWMLKTGNLPVYLMAKSAVQGLTRGLARDLGPFNIRVNSLVPGWVMTEKQKRLWVDDAARRAIKEGQCIDAELMPDDLARMALFLAADDSRMITAQDMIVDGGWA is encoded by the coding sequence ATGTCATCTCCGGCTAACGCAAGCGCACGGCATGCCGCCGATGCCTATGCGCGCTATCCGAGCCTCACGGACCGCACGGTGCTGATCACGGGCGGCGCGACCGGCATCGGCGCGAGCTTCGTCGAGAATTTTGCCGCGCAGGGCGCGCGCGTCGCGTTCTTCGATATCGACGAAACGGCCGGCGATGCGCTGGCCGACGAACTCGGCGATTCGCGGCATAAACCGCTGTTCGCGCGCTGCGACCTGGCCGATATCGACGCGCTGCAGAAGGCGATTGCCGACGTGCGCGCGGCGCTCGGGCCGATCGCGGTGCTCGTCAACAATGCGGCGAACGACAAGCGCCACAAGATCGAGGACGTGACGACCGAGTCGTTCGACGCTGGTATCGCGGTGAACGTGCGGCATCAGTTCTTCGCTGCGCAAGCGGTGGTCGACGATATGAAAGCGGCCGGCGGCGGCTCGATCATCAATCTCGGCTCGATCAGCTGGATGCTGAAGACCGGCAACCTGCCGGTCTACCTGATGGCGAAGTCGGCGGTTCAAGGGCTGACGCGCGGCCTGGCGCGCGATCTCGGGCCGTTCAATATTCGCGTCAATTCGCTGGTGCCGGGCTGGGTGATGACGGAAAAACAGAAACGCCTGTGGGTCGACGACGCGGCCCGCCGCGCGATCAAGGAAGGGCAGTGCATCGACGCCGAGCTGATGCCGGACGATCTCGCGCGCATGGCGCTGTTTCTGGCCGCCGACGATAGCCGGATGATTACCGCGCAGGACATGATTGTCGACGGAGGGTGGGCATGA